In one window of Cydia fagiglandana chromosome 10, ilCydFagi1.1, whole genome shotgun sequence DNA:
- the LOC134668399 gene encoding short/branched chain specific acyl-CoA dehydrogenase, mitochondrial isoform X1 — protein MFPLRRIVANKILEQWRAPMVAAAKAQSFSDAAPQRPLSVLTEDELAMKETIRKLATEQIAPLVKKMEDEHKIDDSVRQLLFDNGLMGIETPTEYSGSGCGFLTMMLVVEELSRVDPAVAAYVDIHNTLVNSLFMKLGTEEQKKKYLTKLCTEYAGSFCLTEPTSGSDAFALKTVAKKDGDHYVINGSKMWISNSDVAGVFLVMANADPSKGYKGITCFIVERDTPGLSVAKPENKLGIRASGTCMVHFDNVRVPEGNILGEYGHGYKYAAGFLNEGRIGIASQMIGLCQGCMDATIPYTLERKQFGKNIYSFQGISYQIAHLQTELEAARLLTYNAARLKENNLPFVKEAAMAKYFASEIAQHLTSKCIDFMGGVGFTRDFPQEKFFRDAKIGTIYEGTSNMQLQTIAKLIEKEYTQ, from the exons ATGTTCCCATTGCGTCGTATTGTTGCCAATAAG ATCCTGGAGCAATGGCGCGCTCCCATGGTCGCCGCGGCCAAGGCACAGAGTTTCTCAGACGCTGCCCCACAGAGACCTCTGTCCGTTCTCACAGAAGACGAGTTGGCTATGAAGGAAACAA TTAGAAAGCTGGCAACTGAACAAATAGCGCCTTTAGTCAAGAAAATGGAGGACGAACACAAAATCGACGATAGCGTCAGACAACTGCTCTTTGATAATGGA CTCATGGGGATTGAAACCCCCACGGAATACAGCGGCTCAGGCTGCGGATTCCTCACCATGATGCTAGTTGTCGAAGAACTATCCCGAGTAGACCCAGCAGTCGCAGCGTATGTGGACATCCATAACACGCTCGTCAACTCGCTGTTTATGAAGCTCGGTACTGAGGAACAGAAGAAGAAGTACCTCACCAAGCTGTGCACAGAATAT GCCGGCAGTTTCTGCCTAACGGAGCCGACGTCAGGATCAGACGCCTTCGCCTTGAAGACCGTGGCCAAGAAAGATGGCGACCATTACGTCATCAACGGCTCCAAGATGTGGATCTCCAACTCGGATGTGGCTGGAGTGTTCTTAGTTATGGCCAATGCTGATCCTTCCAAG GGCTACAAAGGCATCACCTGTTTCATCGTAGAGCGCGACACCCCTGGCCTGTCGGTGGCCAAACCAGAGAACAAACTCGGCATCCGCGCGTCTGGCACTTGTATGGTGCACTTCGACAACGTCAGGGTGCCGGAAGGCAACATTCTTGGTGAATACGGACACGG ATACAAGTACGCCGCCGGTTTCCTGAACGAAGGCCGCATCGGCATCGCCTCGCAGATGATCGGGCTTTGCCAGGGCTGCATGGACGCCACTATCCCCTACACTTTGGAGAGAAAGCAGTTCGGAAAGAACATCTACTCATTCCAG GGTATCAGCTACCAGATCGCCCATCTGCAAACCGAGTTGGAGGCAGCCCGCCTCCTGACTTACAACGCGGCTAGGCTAAAGGAAAACAACCTGCCCTTCGTCAAGGAGGCTGCCATGGCTAAATACTTCGCTTCAG AAATCGCCCAACATCTGACTTCAAAATGTATCGACTTCATGGGCGGCGTGGGCTTCACTCGCGACTTCCCTCAGGAGAAGTTCTTCCGCGACGCCAAGATCGGCACCATCTACGAGGGCACCAGCAATATGCAGCTGCAGACCATCGCCAAGCTCATTGAGAAGGAATACacacaataa
- the LOC134668399 gene encoding short/branched chain specific acyl-CoA dehydrogenase, mitochondrial isoform X2, whose translation MEDEHKIDDSVRQLLFDNGLMGIETPTEYSGSGCGFLTMMLVVEELSRVDPAVAAYVDIHNTLVNSLFMKLGTEEQKKKYLTKLCTEYAGSFCLTEPTSGSDAFALKTVAKKDGDHYVINGSKMWISNSDVAGVFLVMANADPSKGYKGITCFIVERDTPGLSVAKPENKLGIRASGTCMVHFDNVRVPEGNILGEYGHGYKYAAGFLNEGRIGIASQMIGLCQGCMDATIPYTLERKQFGKNIYSFQGISYQIAHLQTELEAARLLTYNAARLKENNLPFVKEAAMAKYFASEIAQHLTSKCIDFMGGVGFTRDFPQEKFFRDAKIGTIYEGTSNMQLQTIAKLIEKEYTQ comes from the exons ATGGAGGACGAACACAAAATCGACGATAGCGTCAGACAACTGCTCTTTGATAATGGA CTCATGGGGATTGAAACCCCCACGGAATACAGCGGCTCAGGCTGCGGATTCCTCACCATGATGCTAGTTGTCGAAGAACTATCCCGAGTAGACCCAGCAGTCGCAGCGTATGTGGACATCCATAACACGCTCGTCAACTCGCTGTTTATGAAGCTCGGTACTGAGGAACAGAAGAAGAAGTACCTCACCAAGCTGTGCACAGAATAT GCCGGCAGTTTCTGCCTAACGGAGCCGACGTCAGGATCAGACGCCTTCGCCTTGAAGACCGTGGCCAAGAAAGATGGCGACCATTACGTCATCAACGGCTCCAAGATGTGGATCTCCAACTCGGATGTGGCTGGAGTGTTCTTAGTTATGGCCAATGCTGATCCTTCCAAG GGCTACAAAGGCATCACCTGTTTCATCGTAGAGCGCGACACCCCTGGCCTGTCGGTGGCCAAACCAGAGAACAAACTCGGCATCCGCGCGTCTGGCACTTGTATGGTGCACTTCGACAACGTCAGGGTGCCGGAAGGCAACATTCTTGGTGAATACGGACACGG ATACAAGTACGCCGCCGGTTTCCTGAACGAAGGCCGCATCGGCATCGCCTCGCAGATGATCGGGCTTTGCCAGGGCTGCATGGACGCCACTATCCCCTACACTTTGGAGAGAAAGCAGTTCGGAAAGAACATCTACTCATTCCAG GGTATCAGCTACCAGATCGCCCATCTGCAAACCGAGTTGGAGGCAGCCCGCCTCCTGACTTACAACGCGGCTAGGCTAAAGGAAAACAACCTGCCCTTCGTCAAGGAGGCTGCCATGGCTAAATACTTCGCTTCAG AAATCGCCCAACATCTGACTTCAAAATGTATCGACTTCATGGGCGGCGTGGGCTTCACTCGCGACTTCCCTCAGGAGAAGTTCTTCCGCGACGCCAAGATCGGCACCATCTACGAGGGCACCAGCAATATGCAGCTGCAGACCATCGCCAAGCTCATTGAGAAGGAATACacacaataa
- the LOC134668398 gene encoding SRR1-like protein isoform X1 produces MSKQQVDSDGFQIVSSKRFSKNKQTKIPSRESKFEEQEAIIDVDKAIKRIQSAADDLRASDYWKHVLESVSTVLSSRKLKTIVCFGLGHIGECNISRYQLALLLCLKDSLNCSDVLVHDPVFYKSECTILDNLELQVIAENTEGGYVISKHDPTLLYLPHCPKQLTNNFLWSNWGPELENCILICNSFSSLVENLPNRILKETVPFIAKISPFVSEIILENNFVYTDIFNDTSIHHFPSINIEKLDKDFWIKGDKPNYENTEEFITSLMVGKLNI; encoded by the exons atgtcaaaacagcAAGTTGACAGCGATGGTTTTCAAATAGTTTCTTCTAAGCGTTTCtccaaaaataaacaaacaaaaatacCTTCTAGGGAGTCAAAATTTGAAGAACAAGAAGCTATCATCGACGTCGATAAAGCGATAAA ACGAATACAGTCAGCAGCGGATGATTTAAGAGCCTCTGATTATTGGAAACACGTGCTAGAATCTGTGAGTACAGTATTAAGTAGCAGAAAACTAAAAACTATCGTTTGCTTTGGGCTAGGCCACATTGGAGAGTGTAACATTTCAAGATATCAACTCGCGTTATTATTGTGTTTAAAAGACTCACTTAACTGTTCTGACGTCCTGGTACATGATCCTGTGTTTTACAAAAGTGAATGTACTATATTGGATAATTTAGAGCTTCAAGTTATAGCAGAGAATACCGAGGGAGGTTATGTAATATCAAAACACGACCCAACTCTTCTATACTTACCACACTGTCCAAAACAATTAACAAACAACTTTCTTTGGAGTAACTGGGGCCCTGAATTAGAAAACTGCATTTTGATTTGCAATAGTTTTTCCTCATTGGTAGAAAATCTCCCGAACAGAATTTTAAAAGAAACTGTACCGTTTATAGCTAAAATTAGTCCATTTGTGTCTGAAATAATTTTAGAAAACAATTTTGTTTACACTGATATTTTTAATGATACATCTATACATCATTTCCCAAGCATTAATATAGAAAAGCTAGACAAAGATTTTTGGATAAAAGGTGATAAACCGAACTACGAAAACACTGAAGAATTCATAACCTCTCTTATGGTGGGAAAGTTAAACATTTGA
- the LOC134668398 gene encoding protein FMC1 homolog isoform X2 gives MASITSKPVLVTLRQLLSEIRKQSSTKKLAENQMVRYILDQYRKHQVTDQQLCKAIDEMHFKARSYYDYLHHSRRYKEINMEFKGKGERSVEDTARMVGFKLPHDPKP, from the coding sequence ATGGCAAGTATCACATCAAAGCCCGTTCTTGTAACACTACGGCAATTGTTGTCCGAGATCCGTAAGCAGAGCTCAACGAAAAAACTGGCAGAAAATCAGATGGTTCGTTACATTTTGGACCAGTACCGTAAACACCAAGTAACAGATCAGCAGCTTTGCAAAGCCATTGATGAGATGCATTTTAAAGCGAGAAGCTATTATGACTACCTGCATCACTCGAGGAGGTATAAGGAGATTAATATGGAGTTTAAGGGAAAGGGTGAAAGAAGCGTGGAGGATACCGCTAGAATGGTTGGTTTCAAGCTTCCTCATGACCCTAAACCGTAA